Proteins encoded by one window of Phytohabitans houttuyneae:
- a CDS encoding RNA polymerase sigma factor, whose protein sequence is MPELSGERVDLARALQRLPRPMREAIVLYHLLDLPVAAVAEELGVPEGTVKARLSRGRALLGSHLDADAQRAVTGAVER, encoded by the coding sequence GTGCCGGAGCTGAGCGGCGAGCGGGTCGACCTGGCCCGGGCGCTGCAGCGCCTGCCCCGCCCGATGCGCGAGGCGATCGTGCTGTACCACCTGCTCGACCTGCCGGTGGCCGCCGTCGCCGAGGAGCTCGGCGTCCCCGAGGGGACCGTGAAGGCCCGCCTCTCGCGCGGCCGTGCCCTGCTGGGCAGCCACCTGGACGCCGACGCGCAGCGCGCGGTCACCGGCGCCGTCGAACGGTAG
- a CDS encoding SGNH/GDSL hydrolase family protein, protein MLFRGIYRALPAAAVATVLATTAAASPATAAHQQRDPVRWAGGWGTSLIAPFPDFFGEPNWSGGFDNHSVRQVVRVSRGGSTVRIRLSNVYGDGPLRLTGATIGRAAEGAAVRAGSVRPLTFRGHRSTVIPAGREAASDAVRLRVSPLERLTVTLYFDGPTGPVAFHPLALSTVYRAGGDHRFDTDGAAYGETSTASYFLSGLDISGPTKGSGGTVVAFGDSITDGAITTLDADNRYPDELAERLVAAGRPTGVVNAGIGGNKVLTGMPGFGAAAVERFRRDALGQPGVRTVIVLEGVNDIGAGEAAGTPVTAAQLIAGHQALIRAARWRGVRIIGATVTPTKGCPYPGYDTARGESVRDTLNHWIRTSGEYDAVFDFDRALADPADPDRMRAEFDAGDGLHPNDAGMRALAEAVDLRQL, encoded by the coding sequence ATGTTGTTTCGGGGTATCTATCGGGCACTGCCGGCGGCCGCGGTCGCGACAGTGCTCGCGACGACCGCCGCCGCATCACCCGCGACCGCCGCACACCAGCAGCGCGATCCGGTGCGGTGGGCCGGTGGGTGGGGCACCTCACTCATCGCGCCGTTCCCGGACTTCTTCGGCGAGCCGAACTGGTCCGGCGGCTTCGACAACCACTCGGTGCGCCAGGTCGTGCGGGTCAGCCGCGGCGGCTCGACGGTCCGCATCCGGCTGTCCAATGTGTATGGTGATGGGCCCTTGCGGCTCACCGGTGCCACCATCGGCCGCGCGGCGGAGGGCGCGGCGGTGCGGGCCGGGTCGGTGCGGCCGCTGACGTTCCGCGGCCACCGCTCCACGGTGATCCCGGCCGGGCGGGAGGCCGCGTCGGACGCGGTGCGGCTGCGGGTCTCGCCGCTGGAGCGGCTGACGGTGACGCTCTACTTCGACGGGCCGACCGGGCCGGTCGCGTTCCACCCGCTCGCCCTCTCCACGGTGTACCGGGCCGGCGGCGACCACCGCTTCGACACCGACGGCGCCGCCTACGGCGAGACCTCGACCGCCTCCTACTTCCTGTCCGGCCTCGACATCAGCGGGCCGACGAAGGGGAGCGGGGGCACGGTGGTCGCGTTCGGCGACTCCATCACCGACGGTGCGATCACCACTCTTGACGCCGACAACCGGTACCCGGACGAGCTCGCCGAGCGGCTCGTGGCGGCGGGGCGGCCGACCGGCGTGGTCAACGCGGGCATCGGCGGCAACAAGGTGCTCACCGGCATGCCGGGCTTCGGCGCGGCGGCGGTGGAGCGGTTCCGGCGGGACGCGCTGGGCCAGCCCGGCGTGCGCACCGTGATCGTCCTCGAAGGCGTCAACGACATCGGCGCCGGCGAGGCTGCCGGTACCCCGGTCACCGCCGCGCAGCTGATCGCCGGCCACCAGGCGCTCATCCGGGCGGCACGCTGGCGCGGGGTGCGGATCATCGGGGCCACGGTCACGCCGACGAAGGGCTGCCCCTACCCGGGGTACGACACGGCGCGCGGCGAGAGCGTGCGGGACACGCTGAACCACTGGATCCGCACCAGCGGTGAGTACGACGCGGTGTTCGACTTCGACCGGGCGCTCGCCGACCCGGCCGACCCGGACCGGATGCGCGCGGAGTTCGACGCGGGCGACGGCCTCCACCCGAACGACGCGGGGATGCGCGCGCTGGCCGAGGCGGTCGACCTGCGCCAGCTGTAG
- a CDS encoding TapB family protein: protein MFKPSRRWLALPAALVLALPVTACDSAEQAPAGNQPVTTTAPPSAAAPADTGLYFYPPVEGATLEYTLGGLVTGTNSVTVDSVTDGEGGRTVTVTEKGSGPAAERTFVTRRDGGLIVDVGAFGASAAGLTVKGSGEDVAVPPVADLDAGKKGTGRTSVEVSGPGLAGEHQVSYTVTGTGTESVTVPAGTTEAYAITLDLDLGKGFAGVTTASGTFWLKPGFGLVKQEVTISGLTLTAELAKSSVPL from the coding sequence GTGTTCAAGCCCTCACGGCGCTGGCTGGCCCTGCCGGCCGCGCTGGTCCTGGCCCTGCCGGTCACCGCGTGTGACTCGGCCGAGCAGGCCCCGGCGGGCAACCAGCCGGTCACGACCACCGCACCCCCGTCCGCGGCCGCGCCCGCCGACACCGGCCTCTACTTCTACCCGCCGGTGGAGGGGGCCACGTTGGAGTACACGCTGGGTGGCCTGGTCACCGGCACGAACTCGGTGACCGTCGACAGCGTCACCGACGGCGAGGGCGGGCGCACCGTCACCGTGACCGAAAAGGGGAGCGGGCCGGCCGCCGAGCGGACGTTCGTGACCCGGCGCGACGGCGGGTTGATCGTCGACGTCGGCGCGTTCGGCGCGTCGGCCGCCGGCCTCACCGTCAAGGGCAGCGGCGAAGACGTGGCGGTGCCGCCGGTCGCCGACCTGGACGCCGGCAAGAAGGGCACCGGCCGCACCTCGGTGGAGGTCAGCGGGCCGGGACTTGCCGGCGAGCACCAGGTGTCGTACACGGTGACCGGCACCGGCACGGAGTCGGTCACCGTGCCGGCCGGCACCACCGAGGCGTACGCGATCACGCTCGACCTGGACCTCGGCAAGGGATTCGCGGGCGTGACGACGGCGAGCGGGACGTTCTGGCTCAAGCCCGGCTTCGGGTTGGTCAAGCAGGAGGTCACGATCTCGGGCCTGACGCTGACCGCGGAGTTGGCGAAGTCCTCCGTCCCGCTCTGA
- a CDS encoding ABC transporter ATP-binding protein: MTGSEAADLGGGRAPLLVAEDLRKSFGATSALDGAWLEVDAGEVVAVMGPSGSGKSTLLHCIAGIVRPDSGRVFFDGREVSLMGDAERSALRRAQFGFVFQFGQLVPELTCLENVALPLRLERTRRREAERRAGEWLERLEVGDVAGKRPGEVSGGQGQRVAVARALVTSPKVIFADEPTGALDSFNGERVMRLLTTAARESHAAVVLVTHEARVAAYSDREVVVRDGRTRDMARTAS, encoded by the coding sequence ATGACCGGGAGTGAGGCCGCGGACCTCGGCGGCGGACGCGCGCCGCTGCTTGTCGCGGAGGACCTGCGCAAGTCGTTCGGCGCGACGTCCGCCCTCGACGGCGCCTGGCTGGAGGTCGACGCGGGCGAGGTGGTCGCCGTGATGGGCCCCAGCGGCTCGGGCAAGTCGACGCTGCTGCACTGCATCGCCGGCATCGTGCGCCCCGACTCCGGCCGGGTCTTCTTCGACGGGCGCGAGGTTTCGCTGATGGGCGACGCCGAGCGCAGCGCGCTGCGGCGGGCGCAGTTCGGGTTCGTCTTCCAGTTCGGGCAGCTCGTGCCGGAGCTGACCTGCCTGGAAAACGTGGCGCTGCCGCTGCGGCTGGAGCGCACGCGCCGGCGCGAGGCGGAGCGGCGGGCCGGCGAGTGGCTGGAGCGCCTCGAGGTCGGCGACGTGGCGGGCAAGCGGCCGGGCGAGGTTTCCGGCGGGCAGGGGCAGCGGGTCGCGGTGGCTCGCGCGCTGGTCACCTCGCCCAAGGTGATCTTCGCGGACGAGCCGACGGGGGCGCTCGACTCGTTCAACGGCGAGCGGGTCATGCGCCTGCTCACCACGGCCGCACGCGAGTCGCACGCCGCGGTGGTGTTGGTGACGCACGAGGCGCGGGTCGCGGCGTACTCCGATCGCGAGGTCGTGGTCCGCGACGGCCGCACCCGCGACATGGCCCGGACGGCGTCATGA
- a CDS encoding DNA polymerase domain-containing protein: MAKPEVIEVAGREVTITHPDKVVFAAGGHTKLDLVHYYLAVADGALRGVLGRPMVLKRFVKGIDEEAFFQKRAPTKRPDWIEVAELKYASGRSAEEVVVRDAAGLAWVINLGCIDLNPHPVLAEDLDRPDELRIDLDPVPGVEWRQIVDVAMVVKEVLSDHGLTGWPKTSGSRGFHINARIEPRWLYRDVRLAAETVAREVENRAPDLATSKWWKEERQGVFVDFNQNAKDRTVASAYSVRPVPDARVSTPLAWEEVPDCRPERFTLPVVRERFAAGGDPWQGMDTAYGRLDGLLDLAKRLGPAEKPPKGTGRRQSTMPLIEIARAKTKDEALAGLERWKARHRSTVDKLEPADVLVDGMRGRSSLWYRIRVNLQHVPEGERPEQEPLEVDYDPWEGMRPPGSAED; this comes from the coding sequence ATGGCGAAGCCCGAGGTCATCGAGGTCGCCGGCCGTGAGGTGACGATCACCCACCCCGACAAGGTGGTGTTCGCGGCCGGCGGCCACACCAAGCTCGACCTGGTCCACTACTACCTCGCCGTGGCCGACGGCGCGCTGCGCGGCGTGCTCGGCCGGCCGATGGTGCTCAAGCGGTTCGTCAAGGGCATCGACGAGGAGGCGTTCTTCCAGAAGCGGGCGCCGACCAAGCGGCCCGACTGGATCGAGGTGGCCGAGCTCAAGTACGCCTCGGGCCGTTCCGCCGAGGAGGTCGTCGTCCGGGACGCCGCCGGCCTGGCCTGGGTCATCAACCTCGGGTGCATCGACCTCAACCCCCACCCCGTGCTGGCCGAAGACCTCGACCGCCCCGACGAGCTGCGCATCGACCTCGACCCGGTGCCGGGCGTGGAGTGGCGGCAGATCGTCGACGTGGCGATGGTGGTCAAGGAGGTCCTGTCCGACCACGGGCTGACCGGCTGGCCCAAGACGTCGGGTTCGCGCGGCTTCCACATCAACGCCCGCATCGAGCCGCGCTGGCTGTACCGGGATGTCCGCCTCGCCGCCGAGACCGTGGCCCGCGAGGTGGAAAACCGCGCGCCGGACCTGGCCACCAGCAAGTGGTGGAAGGAGGAGCGGCAGGGCGTCTTCGTCGACTTCAACCAGAACGCGAAGGACCGCACGGTCGCCTCGGCGTACTCGGTGCGCCCCGTGCCGGACGCGCGTGTCTCCACGCCGCTGGCCTGGGAGGAGGTGCCGGACTGCCGGCCGGAGCGGTTTACGCTGCCGGTGGTCCGCGAGCGGTTCGCGGCGGGCGGCGACCCGTGGCAGGGCATGGACACGGCGTACGGCAGGCTCGACGGCCTGCTCGACCTCGCCAAGCGGCTGGGACCGGCGGAAAAGCCGCCCAAGGGCACCGGCCGCCGCCAGTCCACGATGCCGCTGATCGAGATCGCGCGCGCCAAGACGAAGGACGAGGCCCTGGCGGGCCTGGAGCGGTGGAAGGCCCGCCACCGGTCCACAGTGGACAAGCTGGAGCCGGCGGACGTGCTGGTCGACGGGATGCGGGGCCGCAGCTCGCTGTGGTACCGGATCCGGGTCAACCTCCAGCACGTGCCGGAGGGGGAGCGGCCGGAGCAGGAGCCGCTGGAGGTCGACTACGACCCGTGGGAGGGCATGCGCCCGCCCGGCTCCGCCGAAGACTGA
- a CDS encoding phosphotransferase has protein sequence MDRRFEEARHRPPAWPDRGPRLYRDAQARRRHRGGPGWPLTGQHPDHGAYLVEFLPRPWPGPLGALFSDGTLRAIEALIDEERGQPLPHAVLAHGDFDPTHIFCAGGGYSGLIDFGEIRGAEPAFDLGHFLLYDEASLLPALLRGYGRVEPLPDGHGRSIIRSAVLLGLRQLCRCLGPPRHRPLDAPGVLARARRLTALVGQSSAEPGGRMPSHGS, from the coding sequence ATAGATAGGAGATTCGAAGAGGCGCGCCACCGACCTCCAGCCTGGCCGGACCGCGGTCCTAGGCTGTACCGCGATGCGCAAGCCCGACGTCGCCACCGAGGCGGTCCCGGCTGGCCGCTCACCGGGCAGCACCCGGACCACGGCGCGTACCTCGTGGAGTTCCTGCCGCGACCGTGGCCCGGCCCGCTCGGCGCGCTTTTCAGTGACGGCACGCTGCGCGCGATCGAGGCCCTGATCGACGAGGAGCGGGGACAGCCCTTGCCACACGCCGTCCTCGCGCACGGCGACTTCGACCCGACCCACATCTTCTGCGCCGGCGGCGGCTACAGCGGCCTCATCGACTTCGGCGAGATCCGGGGCGCCGAGCCCGCGTTCGACCTGGGCCACTTCCTGCTGTACGACGAGGCGAGCCTGCTGCCCGCCCTGCTGCGCGGCTACGGCCGGGTAGAGCCGCTGCCCGACGGCCACGGGCGGTCCATCATCCGCAGCGCGGTGCTGCTCGGCCTGCGCCAGCTGTGCCGCTGTCTGGGCCCGCCCCGGCACCGGCCCCTCGACGCTCCCGGCGTGCTCGCGCGGGCCCGGCGCCTCACCGCGCTGGTCGGTCAGTCTTCGGCGGAGCCGGGCGGGCGCATGCCCTCCCACGGGTCGTAG
- a CDS encoding PadR family transcriptional regulator — MSIGQTFLGLLESSPRHGYDLKREYDERFGRSRPLHFGQVYATLSRLLKNGLVEVDGVEPGGGPDRKRYAITHAGVTDVSRWLSEPEKPEPYLQSTLYAKVVLSLMTGRKAADLLDSQRSAHLRLMRELTRRKAGGDLSEQLICDHALFHLEADLRWLELTAARLDDLAREVSA; from the coding sequence ATGTCGATCGGCCAGACCTTCCTGGGGTTGCTGGAGTCCAGCCCCCGCCACGGTTATGACCTGAAGCGGGAGTACGACGAGCGGTTCGGGCGCAGCCGCCCGCTGCACTTCGGGCAGGTGTATGCCACGCTGTCCCGCCTCCTGAAAAACGGCCTCGTCGAGGTCGACGGCGTGGAGCCGGGCGGCGGCCCGGACCGCAAGCGGTACGCGATCACCCACGCCGGCGTGACCGACGTGTCGCGCTGGCTGTCCGAGCCGGAAAAGCCCGAGCCGTACCTGCAGAGCACCCTGTACGCCAAGGTCGTGCTCTCGCTGATGACCGGCCGCAAGGCGGCGGACCTGCTCGACAGCCAGCGCTCGGCGCACCTGCGGCTGATGCGCGAGCTGACCCGGCGCAAGGCCGGCGGCGACCTCTCCGAGCAGCTGATCTGCGACCACGCACTCTTCCACCTCGAGGCCGACCTGCGCTGGCTGGAGCTCACCGCCGCGCGCCTCGACGACCTGGCCCGGGAGGTGTCGGCATGA
- a CDS encoding AAA family ATPase — MDTWPFVGRDGELAAIEGAFAGSDVDAVVVAGPAGVGKTALAREALRRLRGTGCRAEWAAGTRAAASIPFGAVAQLVPPEWRPAGGPLGVLRAVAGHVGGWGGRRRVALGVDDAHLLDDSSAALVAHLVAGRLAFAVLTLRTGEQVPDAVTALWKEERAERLDLAGLPAEDVDRLLDRALPGRVDGLTRRRMAEAAAGNPLALRELVHGGLSGGALRTRYGVWRLDPGFQPRTRVTELVAQHLVGLDPATRLVVELVAEGEPVPLPALERLADAAAVRAAEDSGLVFVCRSGARVEARLAHPLYGEVLRAGLPLTRARMVRRRLAGALLATPMRRRGDALRAAQWQVDGGEVVRPDVVRVGARQAIGWSDLALAERLARAARDAEPGTEADVLLAEILEYRGKSAEAIALLADEPPPGTPDPVMWAVTRAETLYWGLGSAAAAERVLAGRGDLADGTLSWILMFDGRCVEALDAAGRVLAQREAHPQGVIWAAAGGTAAAGFLGRLAESAAIRDRGLPVAYAHQAPMPWGVYEIEIADCLANLAAGDLLRAGAVADRGYRQAVEAGVPMMVSGWALFGGLVAAARGHLDAAGALLREAVTGFEENDTFRFRRHCAAALAAVCALAGEPDEAATWLSEVDGAGTGPNRVFRPWLELSRAWVAMSRGAQADAVEAARHAADLAGEAGLPSVEAAALYDVARLGGRVDRKRLDALAARLSTPFAEALALAGQGLARADGTPLARAADLFEGLGQDLLAAEAGAAAARLFRRAGRRGQAHLVRGRSAAPRARCATARTPLLVNDEVAELLTAREREVVLMAAHHSSRHIAERLGLEVKTVNNHLARAYAKLGISSRAEVRALLGH; from the coding sequence ATGGACACGTGGCCGTTTGTGGGACGGGACGGGGAGCTGGCGGCGATCGAGGGTGCGTTCGCGGGGTCCGATGTGGACGCCGTGGTGGTCGCCGGGCCGGCCGGAGTGGGCAAGACCGCGCTGGCCCGCGAGGCGCTGCGACGCCTGCGCGGCACCGGGTGCCGGGCGGAGTGGGCCGCCGGCACCCGCGCGGCGGCGAGCATCCCGTTCGGCGCGGTGGCGCAGCTCGTACCGCCGGAGTGGCGCCCGGCCGGCGGGCCGCTCGGCGTGCTGCGCGCGGTGGCCGGCCACGTCGGCGGCTGGGGCGGCCGCCGCCGGGTGGCGCTCGGCGTCGACGACGCGCACCTGCTCGACGACTCCTCGGCGGCTCTCGTCGCGCACCTGGTGGCCGGGCGGCTGGCGTTCGCGGTGCTGACGCTGCGGACCGGCGAGCAGGTGCCGGACGCGGTCACCGCGCTCTGGAAGGAGGAGCGGGCCGAGCGGCTCGACCTCGCCGGGCTGCCCGCCGAGGACGTCGACCGGCTGCTCGACCGCGCGCTGCCCGGCCGGGTCGACGGCCTCACCCGCCGGCGCATGGCGGAGGCGGCCGCGGGCAACCCGCTCGCGCTGCGCGAGCTCGTCCACGGTGGACTGTCCGGCGGTGCCCTGCGCACCAGGTACGGTGTGTGGCGCCTCGACCCCGGCTTCCAGCCGCGCACCCGGGTCACCGAGCTCGTCGCGCAGCACCTCGTCGGCCTGGACCCGGCGACCCGGCTGGTCGTCGAGCTGGTCGCCGAGGGCGAGCCGGTGCCGCTGCCCGCGCTGGAACGCCTCGCCGACGCCGCCGCCGTCCGCGCCGCCGAGGACAGCGGCCTTGTCTTCGTGTGCCGCTCGGGCGCGCGGGTCGAGGCGCGGCTGGCCCACCCGCTGTACGGCGAGGTGCTCCGCGCCGGCCTCCCGCTGACCCGGGCCCGCATGGTCCGCCGCCGCCTCGCCGGCGCGCTGCTCGCCACGCCCATGCGCCGCCGCGGCGACGCGCTCCGCGCCGCGCAGTGGCAGGTCGACGGCGGCGAGGTGGTGCGGCCCGACGTGGTGCGGGTGGGCGCCCGCCAGGCAATCGGCTGGTCGGACCTCGCGCTCGCCGAGCGGCTGGCCCGGGCCGCCCGCGACGCCGAGCCGGGCACCGAGGCGGACGTGCTGCTCGCCGAGATCCTGGAGTACCGCGGAAAGAGCGCCGAGGCGATCGCGCTGCTGGCCGACGAGCCGCCGCCCGGTACCCCCGATCCGGTGATGTGGGCGGTGACCCGCGCCGAGACCCTCTACTGGGGACTGGGCAGCGCGGCCGCCGCGGAGCGGGTGCTGGCCGGGCGGGGAGACCTGGCCGACGGGACGCTCTCCTGGATCCTCATGTTCGACGGGCGGTGCGTCGAGGCCCTGGACGCCGCCGGCCGCGTGCTCGCCCAGCGGGAGGCGCACCCGCAGGGCGTCATCTGGGCGGCGGCCGGCGGCACCGCGGCGGCCGGCTTCCTCGGCCGGCTGGCGGAGTCGGCCGCGATCCGCGACCGCGGCCTGCCGGTGGCGTACGCGCACCAGGCGCCGATGCCGTGGGGCGTCTACGAGATCGAGATCGCCGACTGCCTCGCCAACCTCGCCGCCGGTGACCTGCTGCGCGCCGGTGCGGTCGCCGACCGGGGCTACCGGCAGGCGGTCGAGGCGGGCGTGCCGATGATGGTCAGCGGCTGGGCTCTGTTCGGCGGCCTCGTCGCCGCGGCGCGCGGGCACCTCGACGCGGCCGGCGCGCTGCTGCGCGAGGCGGTCACCGGCTTCGAGGAGAACGACACGTTCCGCTTCCGCCGCCACTGCGCCGCCGCGCTCGCCGCCGTCTGCGCGCTCGCCGGCGAACCGGACGAGGCCGCGACCTGGCTGTCCGAAGTGGACGGTGCGGGCACCGGACCCAACCGCGTCTTCCGGCCGTGGCTGGAGCTCTCGCGAGCCTGGGTGGCCATGTCCCGCGGCGCGCAGGCGGACGCGGTGGAAGCCGCGCGGCACGCCGCCGACCTGGCCGGCGAGGCTGGGCTGCCGTCCGTGGAGGCCGCCGCGCTCTACGACGTCGCGCGGCTGGGCGGCCGGGTGGACCGCAAGCGCCTGGACGCGCTCGCCGCGCGGCTGTCCACGCCGTTCGCGGAGGCGCTGGCGCTGGCCGGGCAGGGGCTCGCCCGCGCCGACGGCACGCCGCTGGCCCGCGCGGCGGACCTGTTCGAGGGCCTCGGCCAGGACCTGCTGGCCGCCGAGGCGGGCGCGGCCGCCGCCCGCCTGTTCCGCCGCGCGGGACGCCGGGGGCAGGCGCATCTGGTACGCGGCCGCTCGGCGGCACCCCGCGCCCGCTGCGCGACCGCCCGCACGCCGCTGCTGGTCAACGACGAGGTGGCCGAGCTGCTGACCGCCCGAGAGCGGGAGGTGGTGCTGATGGCCGCTCACCACAGCAGCCGGCACATCGCCGAGCGCCTGGGGCTGGAGGTCAAGACCGTGAACAACCACCTGGCCAGGGCGTACGCCAAGCTGGGCATCTCCAGCCGCGCCGAGGTGCGCGCCCTGCTCGGCCATTAG
- a CDS encoding OsmC family protein yields the protein MGRTHTYEVAVRWTGNRGTGTSGYRDYGRDHDVETDGRPGIEGSSDPAFRGDKSRWNPELLLVAALSECHLLSYLHHCAVSGVVVTGYTDAALGTMEQEGNGGRFTEVVLRPRITVASPDMVEAAVRLHEDAHRDCFIASSVNFPVRHEPDVQAEAVT from the coding sequence TTGGGACGCACGCACACGTACGAGGTGGCGGTCCGCTGGACCGGCAACCGCGGCACGGGCACCAGCGGATACCGCGACTACGGGCGCGACCACGACGTGGAGACCGACGGCCGGCCGGGGATCGAGGGCAGTTCCGACCCGGCGTTCCGCGGGGACAAGTCCCGGTGGAACCCGGAGCTGCTCCTGGTCGCCGCCCTCTCCGAGTGCCACCTGCTGTCCTACCTGCACCACTGCGCGGTCAGCGGCGTCGTCGTCACCGGGTACACGGACGCCGCGCTCGGCACGATGGAGCAGGAGGGCAACGGCGGGCGCTTCACCGAGGTCGTCCTCCGGCCCCGGATCACGGTCGCGTCGCCGGACATGGTCGAGGCCGCGGTACGGCTGCACGAGGACGCCCACCGCGACTGCTTCATAGCGAGCTCCGTCAACTTCCCGGTGCGGCACGAGCCCGACGTACAGGCGGAGGCGGTAACGTAG
- a CDS encoding FtsX-like permease family protein produces the protein MISDLLMGARLAFAGGRDGWTRAVLTALGVGIGVAMLLLAASVPGALDARQARGDARDAASGPPRPAGPDTLLITAAETEFRGVPVHGRIVRAEGPRAPAPPGLAALPRAGEVVVSPALRDILDSGDGPLFAPRLGGARVTGTIGDDGLAGPRELAFYLGSDTLDEERASRVAGFGSHVPGEPFGPLLMLLVVIIFVVLLLPIAVFLGAAVRFGGERRDRRMAAFRLVGADRRMTRRIAAGEAAAAALLGVAVGGLLFALGRQLVPLVTLWDLSVFAADVRPGLTAALVITLAVPTLAVVVSMIALRRVAIEPLGVARRATGARRRLWWRLILPLLGLALLYPLLGNVRDSGSDHQYQVAAGATLLLIGAVTLLPWLIDLVVRGMRGGAVPWQLAVRRLQVDSATSARLVNGIAVAVAGTIGLQMLFAGVQHEYRQDTGADTSRAQAFVQVMTGDGAGTIARLAASPGIEAASGTLQAVATPAGAADRIVEVHIGDCADLAELAYVDGCRDGDAFVSDADVAPGDRLSFGSDDREWTVPAGARRVEVREDPAGWVRGGVLATPSALDTGRLGTLTANVYVRLDRDDPDAIEHVRNAAATASPFAYVGTLSETQEARRFTNIRRGLYIGAVVTLLLVGASLLVGVLEHLRERRRLLAMLVAVGTRRGTLAWSVVWQTVVPVVLGLALAVVFGLALGAVLLRMVSVTISVSWSVVGLSVALAVAVMAAVTLLSLPPLWRLMRPDGLRTE, from the coding sequence ATGATCAGCGACCTCCTGATGGGGGCGCGGCTGGCGTTCGCCGGCGGCCGCGACGGGTGGACCCGGGCCGTGCTCACCGCGCTCGGCGTCGGGATCGGGGTGGCCATGCTGCTGCTCGCCGCATCGGTGCCGGGCGCGCTGGACGCGCGGCAGGCGCGCGGTGACGCCCGGGATGCCGCCAGCGGGCCGCCGCGGCCGGCGGGCCCGGACACGCTGCTGATCACCGCGGCGGAGACCGAGTTCCGCGGGGTGCCGGTGCACGGGCGGATCGTGCGGGCGGAGGGCCCGCGAGCGCCGGCGCCGCCCGGCCTCGCCGCGCTCCCCCGCGCCGGCGAGGTGGTGGTCTCCCCCGCGCTGCGCGACATCCTCGACTCCGGGGACGGGCCGCTGTTCGCGCCCCGGCTGGGCGGCGCCCGCGTGACCGGCACGATCGGCGACGACGGGCTGGCCGGCCCCCGCGAGCTCGCCTTCTACCTGGGCAGCGACACGCTCGACGAGGAGCGCGCGAGCCGCGTGGCGGGGTTCGGCTCCCACGTGCCGGGCGAGCCCTTCGGTCCCCTGCTCATGCTGCTCGTCGTGATCATCTTTGTGGTGCTGCTGCTGCCCATCGCGGTCTTCCTCGGCGCGGCCGTGCGCTTCGGCGGCGAGCGCCGCGACCGCCGGATGGCCGCGTTCCGGCTGGTCGGCGCCGACCGGCGGATGACCCGGCGGATCGCGGCCGGCGAGGCGGCCGCCGCCGCGCTGCTCGGCGTGGCGGTCGGCGGGCTGCTCTTCGCGCTCGGCCGCCAGCTCGTCCCGCTGGTCACCCTCTGGGACCTCAGCGTGTTCGCCGCTGACGTCCGGCCCGGCCTCACCGCCGCGCTCGTCATCACGCTCGCCGTGCCCACCCTCGCGGTCGTGGTCAGCATGATCGCGCTGCGCCGCGTGGCGATCGAGCCGCTCGGCGTGGCCCGCCGCGCCACCGGTGCCCGCCGCCGGCTGTGGTGGCGGCTGATCCTGCCGCTGCTCGGCCTCGCCCTGCTGTACCCGCTGCTCGGCAACGTCCGCGACTCCGGCAGCGACCACCAGTACCAGGTGGCGGCCGGCGCCACGCTGCTGCTGATCGGCGCGGTCACCCTCCTGCCGTGGCTGATCGACCTGGTGGTACGCGGGATGCGCGGCGGCGCCGTCCCGTGGCAGCTCGCCGTCCGCCGGCTGCAGGTCGACAGCGCGACCTCCGCCCGCCTTGTCAACGGCATCGCGGTCGCGGTCGCCGGCACGATCGGCCTGCAGATGCTGTTCGCCGGCGTGCAGCACGAGTACCGGCAGGACACCGGCGCGGACACCAGCCGCGCGCAGGCGTTCGTGCAGGTGATGACCGGCGACGGCGCCGGCACGATCGCGCGCCTGGCCGCCTCACCCGGCATCGAGGCGGCGAGCGGCACCCTCCAGGCCGTCGCCACCCCGGCCGGCGCGGCCGACCGCATCGTCGAAGTCCACATCGGAGACTGCGCCGACCTCGCGGAGCTGGCCTATGTGGACGGTTGCCGGGACGGCGACGCCTTCGTGAGCGACGCCGACGTGGCACCGGGTGACCGGCTGTCGTTCGGTTCGGACGATCGCGAGTGGACGGTCCCGGCCGGCGCGCGCCGCGTCGAGGTGCGCGAGGACCCGGCCGGCTGGGTCCGCGGCGGCGTGCTCGCCACCCCCTCGGCGCTCGACACCGGCCGGCTCGGCACGCTGACGGCGAACGTGTACGTGCGGCTCGACCGCGACGACCCCGACGCGATCGAGCACGTCCGCAACGCGGCCGCGACCGCCAGCCCGTTCGCGTACGTCGGCACGCTGTCCGAGACCCAGGAGGCGCGCCGCTTCACGAACATCCGGCGCGGCCTCTACATCGGCGCGGTGGTCACTCTCCTGCTCGTCGGCGCGAGCCTGCTCGTCGGCGTGCTGGAGCACCTGCGCGAGCGCCGCCGCCTGCTGGCGATGCTTGTCGCGGTCGGCACCCGCCGCGGCACGCTCGCCTGGTCGGTGGTCTGGCAGACGGTCGTGCCGGTGGTGCTCGGCCTGGCCCTGGCCGTCGTGTTCGGGCTGGCGCTCGGCGCGGTGCTGCTTCGCATGGTGAGCGTGACGATCTCGGTCAGCTGGTCGGTGGTGGGCCTGTCGGTCGCGCTCGCCGTGGCCGTGATGGCCGCGGTGACGCTGCTCAGCCTGCCCCCGCTGTGGCGCCTCATGCGCCCGGACGGCCTGCGCACCGAGTAG